GATCAGGCTCGCCACTGGCCCTTGAATTAGAAATGGATTTTAACTGTAGATGATGAAGTGCTCTTTCCATACATGCAGAAAATCTCTTCTTCGTATACGGTTTTAAAAGATAATCGCAGGCTCCGACTTCGAATGCTTTGAGCGTATGTTCTCTGTATGCAGTGGTAAATACTAATACCGGAAGATTTTCACCTATCTCTTCTAAAACCTGTAGTCCTGTTTTTTCAGGTAGATTGATATCCAGAAAGACTAGGTCGAATTTCTCTTTTTTGAGAAGGTCGATTGCCTGGGAACCTGTTCTTGCGATCCCACCTACTTCAAATTGGGGCCAACTTTCCAAAAATTTACGTAGAAGGTCCCTGGCAGGGACCTCGTCCTCTATCACTAAAACCTTATATAGCGAGCTATTCATCTTGATGCGAATTCCAATCTTAATGTGGTGATTCCGAATTTATCTTTTTCTAATTTGAGTTCCGCTTCGCCGAAATTATACTCTAATCTGGATTTTATATTGTTTAATGTACGAGAAAATTCGGATTTCTTATATTCAGGTAACAAATGATGTTCTTGTTTTTCGTTCCCGTTATTTTTAATCTCTATTTTTATTCTTCCGAAACTTTCGGTCGCACTGATCTCTAATATCCCTGCCTCGGAACGATTTTCTAAACCATGCTTAAAACTATTTTCGACTAATGGTTGTAAGGTTAAAGGAGGTATCCTAAGTCTGGAAAAGTCCCCTACTTTCTTGATCTTGATCGTTAAAGAATCCGAAAATCGTATTCTTTGCAATTCCAGATAGTTTACTGTAAAGTCCCATTCTTCTGAGAAAGGAATGGTTTTTTCGAAGATCCTATCGGATAAAAATCTGTATGTTTCGGAAAGCAAAATTAAAGCGTTATCTGCCTTTTGAGGATCTGTTACAAGCAAAGAATGTATTGTATTCAAAGTATTGAACAGATAATGCGGATCCATCCGATTTTGAAAGGTCCTGTATTGGATATCCTTCAGTTCGCTTTCCATCTTCTTCCTTCTTTCTATCAGGATTTGCATGGATTTTTCTAAAAAGGAAATGAATAAGGCAAGTATTAAGCTGCTCAGAAGAATATTGTATGATCCTCCGTGGGGCCTTTCGACTCCTTCTCCGGCTAATAATAATACATGAATGATTCCGCCTGACGCAACTCCCAGGATGGATGCTATCGCAGAAGCGACGACCAAAAAGGCCCCGGTAAAGAATGCGCCTCTATTCAGTCGGTTCAAAAATTCTACGGAAAACTCCACTATGGAACATACACAATGTGTGGTTACCTGGGTGGCTAAGAACACCTTCCAGAAAGGAGCTTTGGAATTATGAGCGACTAACAACGAATTCATTGTGCCGATCACTGTGTTTATGGTTAACCAGAACAATATCTTAAAAGTGCGCATACAAAGAACGATCGAAAAATTTTTTCCGATTCCGACTCCACTGATCCTCTATTCTTTTAACCCGTCGATCCCCTTTTTACAATCTTATTCCAGGGAAAGTATCGTTTATTCCAATCGAATGGAAACTACAGAAATCGGATCGACCCGCTTGTTAAATACAAAGTCTGGTAGACAAGAGAGTAAGGATAGGTTTATCTAAACGAAATTTTTTCTTTACGACTTTTGTCGGCAAGTAATCGAGGGGGACCTCTTTGAAAAAGACATCTATTCGAAAACTGATCACCGCAGCATGTTTTATTATGGGATCTGTACATTTATCCGCAGAGGAAATCGTTACCGCTAAGAAAGACGAACCGGACGGTTTTTACGGTTTGAAGATAGGTGGTATTCTTTCCCCTTCTTATAACCAGAGAATGAGAGACGGTGGTTCCGGTCTTACTAACGCGTATCCGAATGAAGAGCCCGGCTTCTCCACCCCTTGGACACTCTTAACTATTAATAAAGAATTTAAAGAAACAGGGGTCAGCCTGGAATTATGGGGAGAATTATTACGTTCTGCTCAAGTAAGCGCGGACACAAGAATGGATGGAGGAGTTAAATCCAATCCTTATATTTTGGGGATCAGGAGGGCTCTTATCCGCAAAACTTGGGAAACAGGACTTGGAGAATATTCACTAACTTTCGGAATGCAGGAACTACCGCATACATATACCCAATGGAAAAACTATTGGAGATGGAGATATGTGGACAAAGGACCTCTTGAAAGTTTGGGATTTGCGCCTGCTCCCGCCGATATTGGGTTAGGCGGAACTGGAAAATGGGATACTGTATCCGCTCAAGTTATTCTTTCCAATGGAGAAGGTTACAGACAGACACAAAACACAGACTCATCCGGTTTCGATCTTTCTTCCAGAGTTTCTTATGAACCTAAGATAGGTGATGAGAATAGGATCGGTCTTCATTTCTTCTATAGATCGGCTAATTTAACAGGTGCCGCTTCATCCGATTGCAGGGAAGGCACAGCTTGTCTTGCGTCGGATAATAATCCTTCTACCACCCTCAGAAAAGATGTTCGTTCCTTAGAAAGTGACTCTTATGCTGTGGAAGCTAATTTTGATCGTAAAAAAATTCTTAACTTCGGACTAGGATATGTGTTCAGAAAACAAAAAGGCGGAGAAGTCAGAGACGTTTCCAAACCTTTCGGTGCTGTGACCCCGGGTTTGGATTCGACTGGAACAGCTGCTTACGCCTGGTTGTCTTTAGGATGGGGAGATTTTAGGATCGTGGGCAGATTAGAAGGAGGAAGCGGAAGAGACGGAGTGCTCGCCGCAAACCGAACTCAGATAAACCAGGTCATGCCAGGAAGTCCTGAATCGGATTATTGGAATATACAAACCAATACCATTGGACCTCTGGTGAATTCTTCGGGTTATTCCGTTCGTTCCTCGTTTAGAAGAGGTTCTGTATTCGCGGAATGGAATATTACGGATTCCTTACGTGTTTCTATCGGATACACAGAGTCTAGGAACAGGGACAAAGACGGTGACAGAGAACAATCCTATGTGGACGGGTCCGGAAATGAAAGGACCAAAGCGGAGTATTTACAACAATTCCAAGGCGGAGCAAATAACGGGATCGTATCCTATGGCCGCCTGACCAAAGAATTAACTCTTTGGACTACCATCGAATTTTAAGGAGAAGTTTATGAAACTGAAAGTTTGGATGATATTAAGCCTGGTGCTTTCCATCGGTTCCTTGGTTTTAGTTAGCCAAGAGAATAAGGAGAAGGACGCAAGAGTTTCCTTCCTTATTGGAAAAGTACAATTGCAAAAAGGCGGCAAGGGAAGCTGGAACATTCTAAAACAAGGTGACTATGTTTCAGAAGGAGATATTGTTTCTACAGGGAACGCTTCTAAAACAACACTACTCTATAAGGGTTCCGAGTTTAAAGTCCTGCCGAATACAAAATTAAAAATTTCCAGTCTGTATAACGAATCAAAAGACGGTAAACTGGAAGTACAGAGTGGATTTGCTTGGTTCCAACTCGTAAACCTAAAGGGTAAAAAATTCGAGGTCAGCACTCCTACTACTACTGCGGGCGTAAGAGGGACTGCATTCTCCGCATTCCACGACCATAAAACCAAGGATTCTTCCTTCTGCACTTGTGAAGGTAAGGTTTTGATGAATGGGACAGGTGATCCGAAAGACGGGACCATGCAAGAAAAAGGAAATGGCGGTTATTATCCTGGTGGCGGAGAAGAACCGAAAAGAAGCTCTTACGAAGGAATTATAGTAAAATTTAAATCTCTTCCTCCATTCAAGGATCTGATGAAAAAGAATATTTCCTTAAAGAATTGTTTATCCTGCCACACGCCTCAAGGCTGGACTCCGGATGACTCCGTTCCAAGCGATGAGACTTACGGCGGAGGAAAAATGTAAATCTTTTAGGACAATTTTGAAATGTATAAGAGGCTCGGAGTTCCGAGCCTCTTTTTTTATCTTAAGGGCAGACAATCGTAGAAGCAGGATTAGAAGCCGCTGCTCCTTGGAATTGTAATGCACCGAACAGATACGGATAAGGCTCAGAACCTGGGGTTACGTTGAAAGTTCTCAACATAAGATTATCAGTATCCGCCTTTATATTACAGGTAGTATTATTTGTAGGATGATACAAGGAACTGATCGTCAACGTCCTCGGTAAAGGCACTTGTCTTAAAACGTTATTCACCAAAGGAACGATCAAAGAACGTATCAACGGATCCACTACTTGGAATATCCCTTTCGGATCTAAACCGAATGGGTTGAATGAATTTCCTTCTAAGATATCCAGAGTATAGGACATCTTACCGACATCCTTGTTCAATACCAATTTTAGAGCGTTGAGCTTATCGTAAGTAGTGTTCCCGGTAGGATTCACAAATGGTACGAAATCAAAAACTCCGTCCGCCTTGATACTTACTCTTGCTTTATTCAAGAGATAACGACAACTATTCGCGGCAGTATCTGCAGCAGCACTGCTACAAATTACCGGAGCGGCATCTGTTCCTATATTGGTCCCATTTGGCCTTCTTCCGAAAATCCTTAATTCTAGATCCGTAAAGTTAACCACCAATGTAGGCTTCTGAGCCGCGCTCCCTACCCACTTAAATTCGCCATTCGGAGCATGGATTGCATACACATCTATATCCACATCGTCAGTAGAATTCACACTGCGTATAAGCTTAGTAGGATCGGTTGGATTTAATCCATTAAGCGGACGCCCCGGAGAAAGTACGTTCATCAAAGTTCCTACTTTCACTAGCTCCTGAGTCAGTTGGAAGAGAGGATCATCACCTGCATAAGCAACGATCGTATCTATGAATTGACGATTGATCCTTAAGTTCAATGCACCATTCTGCCAAAGACTGAACGCTGCTTGTGTGACAGTGTCTGCAGTTAAGGTGAGAAGTAAGCCCGGATTTGCGGCACTATTATTAAAAGCGTATTCTCCTGTTAGAGCTTGGGTTGTAGGCACAGGCCGAGTACTCACAAAACCCACTGCACCACTTTGGCCGTGATAGTTGGGATTCGTATTAAGAAGTCTGCTTGCTGCAGGAGTTACTAAACCTAGATCAGCTGAGGCAACGACTGCTTTATTCGATCCGCTCATCCTAACAACCGCATCCTGTTCCACTTGTAACTGAAGAGTTAAAGGGAAATTAGCAAGAGGGGCAGGTAAGTAATTCGGAAGTGTGATATCCAAACCTGGAGTTTTTAAAGATTGAACCACAGAATTCAATGCTTTAGGAGCCACACCTTGGATCACATCACCTAACATTGCTTGAGTGATCTTCGGAGCAAGAGCCGCCACCATACTATTCGCCAAATCGGTACCGATCGAAGTGATCAGGTTTGCCAACCAAGAACCGGAACTTCTTTGAACGATATCGTGAGTGGTAAGATTTACCGCCCATTCAGAAACATAAAAATTCCCAGTATCAGGATCCGTAGGAGAAAATGGTGTTTTGATCTGGATCACAAAATTTCCATTACTATCCACGCTGGAAGTAGTGCGTGCTTTTGAAGTGCGAACCGGTTTTACAGTCACATTATAGTTCAGATCGGAAGTCATACTAAAGGAAAATAAGGTTCCTGCACAAGAACCCGCAAGTCCGCAAAGAAAACCTCCAATATCTCCTTGGTTCCTTGCGACTACTATAAGCCCAATGGTTGCAACTTTTCCTCTCAAAGTTACGCCGAGGTCCCCATTTCCGTTCACTTTCAAACACGCTTTGATATTCTCAGTCGCAGTAATATCTAAATTATTACAATCCTTAGTCGTGCTTGCGCCAACAGTTGTAGGAATATTCACACTTGTGATATATACATCCACATCGAAGTTCATACAGTCGCTTAGAGGAGGACATCCGTATCCTGTAAACGCTCCTTGGTTACTTCCCGTTCCATTCGGTCCACAATATCCGTCTTGGAAAGTAGCGATGGTATAGTCACTCGCGTCTCCATAACTTCTAATGAAGTTGAAAGAGTCGTAGTTCATACAATATCCGGATCGTTTTGTACCGGAAGTAGGTGCATTCGAAAAGTTCGCGAAAGTTTTTACCACATTATCAGCCGAATCTTTGATCCTAAAATCCCCTCTAGCAAAACGTTCCAACACTCCGCCAAATAATCTTAATGTCTGGGCCTCGTCCAAGATCGCCGCGGCCCCTTTGGTGAGAATATTATAAGGATTCGAATTTACTTTTCCGTAATTAAAGCCAAAACTTCTTTGGAATAACTTACCTGCAGAATTGGTGATCTCGAACACGTAGGAATTCCCACCTTGAAAAGGTTTTAATCCATCCGAGAGGCCGTTCAGATTCAAAGAAGAAGCAAGAGCATTCGTCATATCGCAAGGAACACTAGGTGCATTACATATATCGTAAGTAACTGAAGACCCCATATGTTTCAGTTTGATAGATTTAATATAATTCGTTCCTGCTACAGGGTTTGTAAAACTTGCTGTCAAGTTCATTGATAAGGTTCCAGGAAGCGCATCCGCAAATGTAAGGTCGTTTACCGTATTACCAGGTCCCACAGATTTTCCGTTCAAACTCATCGTAACATAATAGTCCGGTTCGGTAGTAAACTCTGTAGTATAAGCAGTTAACGTTCCTCCTTCGATCCCTTTGGCATCTGAGGTTAAAGATAATTGGTAGGTGGTATTCGATTTAAGTTCCCTGTACGGATCAAAGATTAACCTCCCGCCTGATTTCCAATAAAAGACTCCCCCCTTACTTTCCGCAGCCGGAGAGCTAGGGCCTGGCAAAGGAGCAAAACTAGAAGGCCCAGTTTTTTCTCTTAAGGAGAAACTGGTAAACACCGTGTTCCGATCCATAGGTTCGGAAAAAACAATCTCCAAACTTTTGTATCTATCCACTTGATCGAATGCTGCAAGATTTAATAAAGCTTGGGGACCGGTAGTACCAAAATCCACAGGCAATGTGGCTGGAGTATCAGTTTCAGTATAATTGATATTATTGACGGTTTTAGGAACGGAACCGCCTCCATCTACTGGGATCCCAATAGAACTAAAGAATGAATCCAGTGCGCTTCCTGCTTTTTCAGATTCTTTACATCCTGAAAGTATAGGAAGGACCGCCAGACAAGTTATAACAACCGTCCGTTTAATAAAAATTCTATCTCTTTCACCAAATCCGGTAACCATCTTTTTTTCTCCAGTCTTCAATCGCATGATATCGTTCGAATTCGGCCGGAATCGGCACTCGTCAGTGCCTATCCAACCTCGGACTGGACCTTCTTCTTTCGTAAATCGGTCCCGCCCTTAAGAGTTTATTTTCAATTTTGGAGAAAACTCTTGGTTTAGGATTTATTCTATTTTTATAATATTAAATATTTATACTATCCTCTTATATTCTTATTTATATAATTCCTTAAGGACATTGGACCACCGTTCCAGGATTAGTAGCAGCCGCTCCTTGGAACTGAAGACCTCCGAACAGATACGGATAAGGCTCCGTATTCGGGATCGGAATAGTGATCAGTTTCAACTTATCCGTAGTGGACTGAAGATTACATACTGCACCCGAAGAATAATTCGTAATCGCAGAAACATTCAGGGACTTAGGTAAAGGCACCTGGCGTAATACGTTATTCACCAAAGGAATGATCAGAGATCGGATCAAAGGATCCACCACTTGGAAAATTCCCTTAGGATCCAAGCCGAATGGATTCACTGAATTTCCTTCCAAAATGTCCAGAGTATAAGCCATGCTGGTCTCATCTTTTTTGATCACAAGACTCATAGCGTTCAAATTATTATACTGAGGTTTTCCGATCGGGTCCGGATTATCGAACGGGATAAAATTGAAAGAACCATCTCCTTTGATACTGACTCGCACAGTGTTCAGAAGATAGCGACAACTGTTGGAAGCTCCATCCGCAGCGGCAGAAGAACAGGTAATCGAACTCAATGTAGGATATCCTATCTGAGTTCCGTTCGGCCTTCTTCCATAAATTCTCAATTCCAAATCCGTAAAGTTCACAACAAGCGCAGGAATAGCACTTGCGCCACCGAACTTGAACTCACCGTTAGGAGCATGGATCGCATACACATCTATATCCACATCATCCATAGATTGTACGTTTTGGATAAGTTTGGAAGAATCGCTCGGATTCAAACCAACTAAAGTTTTTCTACCCGGAGCTAAAATATTGAGAAGAGTCCCAACTTTCACAAGTTCCTGTGTCAACTGGAAGAGAGGATCAGAACCTGCATATGCAGTGATTGAGTCGATAAACTGTTTATTGATCCTTAAATTTAAGGCACCGTTTTGCCAGAGACTATAAGCCGCCTGAGTAACAGTGTCTGCAGTCAGAGTTAAAAGAAGTCCAGGGTTTGTGGAACTTTTCGAGAATGGGAAAGTTTTAGTGAGAGCATCCGCAGAAGGAATAGGACGAGTACTCACAAAACCGGAAGTCAACTGATGCCCGTGATAATTCGGATCAGTATTTATGAGTGGATTTTTAGCCACCAAAGCTACAGAAGCAGAACCAACGAGTCCTTTGTTCGCTCCTGAAACAGTAGGAACCACATCCGTTTGGAATTTTAACTTTAAGGAGAGCGGAAAACTTTGGAGTGGCGCAGGAAGATAATCCGGCAATATAACATCCAACCCAGGATTTGCAAGAGAGGTCACGACTGCGTTCAATGCGTTAGGCGCAACCTTCTGCACGATGTCCTTTAGCATAGACTGAGTGATCGCAGGTTTTAGCGCAGGAACCATACCGTTCGCGATAGATGCAGTTACTGAGGACAGAAGGTCCGCAGCCCAGGAAGTAGAATCCACATAGTCTACTGAATCCAGATCGCCGGCATTATTTTTTACACGCAAGTGGTCAGACCATTCTTTAGTATAAAAATTATCTGAAGTAGTGTTCGCAGGAAGAGCAGCTAATGTTAACGGAGTTTTAATAGCGATATTAAATTCTCCGTTAGTATCAACCACAGTATTCGTGTTTGCAACAGCAGCACGAGGATTCGCAGTTTCATTCAAATTCACTTCCGCGATGGTGGTGAAATAGAACTTACTTCCGGAACCTACCAGTCCAATACCTATGGCGTTTCTATTCCTTGCAATGATGGCAAGATTGATGATAGCTTTGCGACCATTTATGTTTATCTTCAGGTTATTGTTCGCAGGGATACTCAGACCCGCGGTGACCGTAGGGTCCGCTCCTGTAGTTGGAGGAATATTGACCCCCGTGATGTAAACATCCATGTCAAAGTCGGAACAGCCTAAGAAACATCCGTTACCTACGAACGCTCCTGGATTTACCCCTGCT
The window above is part of the Leptospira hartskeerlii genome. Proteins encoded here:
- a CDS encoding sensor histidine kinase, with translation MNSLLVAHNSKAPFWKVFLATQVTTHCVCSIVEFSVEFLNRLNRGAFFTGAFLVVASAIASILGVASGGIIHVLLLAGEGVERPHGGSYNILLSSLILALFISFLEKSMQILIERRKKMESELKDIQYRTFQNRMDPHYLFNTLNTIHSLLVTDPQKADNALILLSETYRFLSDRIFEKTIPFSEEWDFTVNYLELQRIRFSDSLTIKIKKVGDFSRLRIPPLTLQPLVENSFKHGLENRSEAGILEISATESFGRIKIEIKNNGNEKQEHHLLPEYKKSEFSRTLNNIKSRLEYNFGEAELKLEKDKFGITTLRLEFASR
- a CDS encoding Ig-like domain-containing protein — translated: MVTGFGERDRIFIKRTVVITCLAVLPILSGCKESEKAGSALDSFFSSIGIPVDGGGSVPKTVNNINYTETDTPATLPVDFGTTGPQALLNLAAFDQVDRYKSLEIVFSEPMDRNTVFTSFSLREKTGPSSFAPLPGPSSPAAESKGGVFYWKSGGRLIFDPYRELKSNTTYQLSLTSDAKGIEGGTLTAYTTEFTTEPDYYVTMSLNGKSVGPGNTVNDLTFADALPGTLSMNLTASFTNPVAGTNYIKSIKLKHMGSSVTYDICNAPSVPCDMTNALASSLNLNGLSDGLKPFQGGNSYVFEITNSAGKLFQRSFGFNYGKVNSNPYNILTKGAAAILDEAQTLRLFGGVLERFARGDFRIKDSADNVVKTFANFSNAPTSGTKRSGYCMNYDSFNFIRSYGDASDYTIATFQDGYCGPNGTGSNQGAFTGYGCPPLSDCMNFDVDVYITSVNIPTTVGASTTKDCNNLDITATENIKACLKVNGNGDLGVTLRGKVATIGLIVVARNQGDIGGFLCGLAGSCAGTLFSFSMTSDLNYNVTVKPVRTSKARTTSSVDSNGNFVIQIKTPFSPTDPDTGNFYVSEWAVNLTTHDIVQRSSGSWLANLITSIGTDLANSMVAALAPKITQAMLGDVIQGVAPKALNSVVQSLKTPGLDITLPNYLPAPLANFPLTLQLQVEQDAVVRMSGSNKAVVASADLGLVTPAASRLLNTNPNYHGQSGAVGFVSTRPVPTTQALTGEYAFNNSAANPGLLLTLTADTVTQAAFSLWQNGALNLRINRQFIDTIVAYAGDDPLFQLTQELVKVGTLMNVLSPGRPLNGLNPTDPTKLIRSVNSTDDVDIDVYAIHAPNGEFKWVGSAAQKPTLVVNFTDLELRIFGRRPNGTNIGTDAAPVICSSAAADTAANSCRYLLNKARVSIKADGVFDFVPFVNPTGNTTYDKLNALKLVLNKDVGKMSYTLDILEGNSFNPFGLDPKGIFQVVDPLIRSLIVPLVNNVLRQVPLPRTLTISSLYHPTNNTTCNIKADTDNLMLRTFNVTPGSEPYPYLFGALQFQGAAASNPASTIVCP
- a CDS encoding Ig-like domain-containing protein — protein: MKMQTFKGFLIFGFALLFVSIGCGGEKQGSLSDSIFASLGIASDSGGSIPTSASLTPYKDTDEPATLPVDFGTAGPQALLNLSSTDQVDRYKSLEIVFSEPMTQSTVNGDFILKEKSGTLLPGPAVEKGGSFYWKSGGRLIFDPYKELKPNTTYQLTLTGASKGLEGGDLQAYTIEFTTEPDYLINATLNGTAVGPANSSKDLTYSDASPGTIAMNLNASFTSPISGANSIQSIKLKHLSSTAEHVICAAPPCDMTAALASSLNLNTFSGAKAGLKPFQGGNAYIFEITTTSGKVFRRSFGFNYGKVNTTPYAMITNGAAAIVDETQALKLFGQILERFTKNDYKITGKSFSDFSNTPKSTAKRTSYCIDYHSEINFIRSFGDSTDPENGDGYCGGAGVNPGAFVGNGCFLGCSDFDMDVYITGVNIPPTTGADPTVTAGLSIPANNNLKININGRKAIINLAIIARNRNAIGIGLVGSGSKFYFTTIAEVNLNETANPRAAVANTNTVVDTNGEFNIAIKTPLTLAALPANTTSDNFYTKEWSDHLRVKNNAGDLDSVDYVDSTSWAADLLSSVTASIANGMVPALKPAITQSMLKDIVQKVAPNALNAVVTSLANPGLDVILPDYLPAPLQSFPLSLKLKFQTDVVPTVSGANKGLVGSASVALVAKNPLINTDPNYHGHQLTSGFVSTRPIPSADALTKTFPFSKSSTNPGLLLTLTADTVTQAAYSLWQNGALNLRINKQFIDSITAYAGSDPLFQLTQELVKVGTLLNILAPGRKTLVGLNPSDSSKLIQNVQSMDDVDIDVYAIHAPNGEFKFGGASAIPALVVNFTDLELRIYGRRPNGTQIGYPTLSSITCSSAAADGASNSCRYLLNTVRVSIKGDGSFNFIPFDNPDPIGKPQYNNLNAMSLVIKKDETSMAYTLDILEGNSVNPFGLDPKGIFQVVDPLIRSLIIPLVNNVLRQVPLPKSLNVSAITNYSSGAVCNLQSTTDKLKLITIPIPNTEPYPYLFGGLQFQGAAATNPGTVVQCP
- a CDS encoding LytR/AlgR family response regulator transcription factor, with product MNSSLYKVLVIEDEVPARDLLRKFLESWPQFEVGGIARTGSQAIDLLKKEKFDLVFLDINLPEKTGLQVLEEIGENLPVLVFTTAYREHTLKAFEVGACDYLLKPYTKKRFSACMERALHHLQLKSISNSRASGEPDPVFVFRDGGLIHRVLYADLYYLTANGKRSVLHTKDGDYETAKLLGDLEKELPKTDFLRIHRKHMVNRSLVSAAKSQAGGAYTIYLKDEDETNLPVGREFVDGVKGLFGK
- a CDS encoding FecR family protein, with the protein product MKLKVWMILSLVLSIGSLVLVSQENKEKDARVSFLIGKVQLQKGGKGSWNILKQGDYVSEGDIVSTGNASKTTLLYKGSEFKVLPNTKLKISSLYNESKDGKLEVQSGFAWFQLVNLKGKKFEVSTPTTTAGVRGTAFSAFHDHKTKDSSFCTCEGKVLMNGTGDPKDGTMQEKGNGGYYPGGGEEPKRSSYEGIIVKFKSLPPFKDLMKKNISLKNCLSCHTPQGWTPDDSVPSDETYGGGKM